A genome region from Pseudomonas anguilliseptica includes the following:
- the motB gene encoding flagellar motor protein MotB, whose amino-acid sequence MENNQPIIVKRVKKVAGGHHGGAWKIAFADFATAMMAFFLVMWLMSTATPEQKKLISGYFQDPVGFSESASPYVIDLGGTPTPAPDRTLNPEPQEEQSPAEDSQADVDKLQAESIAEEVERERLELLLQELQNKVEENPQLQNFKDQILFEITQDGLRIQIMDAENRPMFASGSARLQPYFEDILLAMTDTIAAVPNKISVSGHTDAALFVGRGGYGNWELSADRANAARRVLIAGGYDDEQVARVVGYASSALFDRENPLNPVNRRIDIVVLTKKAQRAIEGSQSDSTDPPAEAGNSPGAPAITPPVVPDEPLPDGQLRERLNIFEDGVLQFDQPAE is encoded by the coding sequence ATGGAAAATAACCAGCCGATTATCGTCAAGCGGGTCAAGAAGGTTGCCGGTGGCCACCACGGTGGTGCCTGGAAAATCGCCTTCGCCGACTTTGCCACAGCGATGATGGCGTTCTTTCTGGTGATGTGGCTGATGTCTACGGCCACGCCCGAGCAGAAGAAGTTGATTTCTGGTTATTTTCAGGACCCTGTGGGCTTCTCCGAAAGTGCCAGCCCCTATGTGATCGACCTGGGCGGTACACCGACCCCGGCTCCCGACCGCACCCTTAACCCGGAGCCGCAGGAAGAACAAAGTCCTGCCGAGGATTCGCAAGCCGATGTGGACAAGCTGCAGGCCGAGTCGATAGCCGAAGAAGTTGAGCGCGAGCGGCTGGAGTTGCTGTTGCAGGAATTGCAGAACAAGGTTGAGGAAAACCCTCAGCTGCAGAACTTCAAGGATCAGATTCTCTTCGAAATCACCCAGGACGGTCTGCGAATCCAGATCATGGACGCCGAAAACCGGCCGATGTTCGCCTCCGGTAGTGCGCGCTTGCAGCCGTATTTCGAAGATATCCTGCTGGCCATGACCGACACTATCGCTGCGGTGCCGAACAAGATCAGCGTCAGTGGTCATACCGATGCCGCGCTCTTTGTCGGGCGCGGCGGTTACGGCAACTGGGAGCTGTCCGCCGATCGTGCCAATGCGGCGCGGCGGGTGCTGATTGCTGGCGGCTATGACGACGAGCAGGTCGCGCGGGTAGTGGGCTATGCCTCCTCGGCCTTGTTTGATCGGGAGAACCCGCTTAATCCGGTCAACCGACGTATCGATATCGTGGTGCTGACCAAGAAAGCCCAGCGGGCCATTGAGGGCTCGCAAAGTGATTCGACTGATCCACCTGCTGAGGCGGGAAACTCTCCGGGTGCGCCTGCCATCACGCCCCCCGTCGTGCCCGACGAGCCGCTGCCCGATGGGCAGTTACGCGAGCGACTGAATATCTTCGAAGATGGCGTGTTGCAGTTCGATCAGCCCGCTGAGTGA
- a CDS encoding class I SAM-dependent methyltransferase translates to MLRVVRHYPALLALSAQLGATLLVGLALYLIAQLSPWRLTLMAAGLLQGLLAATLARYLGLSRWWCGLNLLFVPALLLTSGAPLPSWVFLGGFFLLLLLNWNSFGERVPLYLTAVGTRQHLRAVLDEQPAQFRFIDLGCGPAGTLLSLARHYPQAQFVGVETAPLSFAIAWLRAVPQRNCQIRYENLWRTDLSVFDVVYCFLSPAPMPELWAKVGAQMPAGSLLISNTFEVPGQPADQQIELRDWRKSRLLLWRMRGAA, encoded by the coding sequence ATGCTGCGCGTTGTCCGTCACTATCCGGCGCTGCTGGCCTTGTCTGCTCAACTGGGTGCGACCCTGCTGGTCGGTTTGGCGCTGTATCTGATCGCTCAGCTGTCACCCTGGCGACTGACGCTGATGGCAGCCGGCCTGCTGCAAGGCTTGCTGGCTGCCACGTTGGCGCGCTATCTGGGATTGTCGCGCTGGTGGTGCGGATTGAATCTGCTGTTCGTCCCGGCGCTGCTGCTGACCAGTGGCGCGCCGCTGCCATCCTGGGTGTTTCTTGGTGGTTTCTTTCTGTTGTTGCTGCTCAACTGGAACAGCTTTGGCGAGCGGGTGCCGTTGTACCTGACTGCAGTCGGTACGCGTCAGCATTTGCGCGCAGTGCTTGACGAGCAACCCGCGCAGTTTCGTTTTATCGATCTGGGCTGCGGTCCTGCCGGGACGTTGCTGAGCCTGGCCCGCCATTATCCGCAGGCGCAGTTTGTCGGCGTGGAGACCGCGCCGCTGTCCTTCGCCATCGCCTGGTTGCGCGCCGTACCACAGCGTAATTGCCAGATCCGCTACGAGAATCTCTGGCGTACAGACCTGTCGGTGTTTGACGTGGTGTATTGCTTCCTGTCTCCAGCGCCGATGCCCGAGCTGTGGGCCAAGGTCGGCGCGCAGATGCCGGCCGGCAGCCTGTTGATCAGCAACACTTTCGAGGTGCCGGGGCAGCCTGCGGATCAGCAGATCGAACTGCGCGACTGGCGCAAGTCCCGACTGCTGTTGTGGCGCATGCGCGGCGCGGCTTGA
- the rsgA gene encoding small ribosomal subunit biogenesis GTPase RsgA — protein MAKRQLNRRQNWRIEKIQGERAARAAKRESQAIQILEGGDLGPEQTGLVIAHFGVQVEVEALDGELAGQVFRCHLRANLPSMVTGDQVVWRAGNQGIGVIVAQLPRSTELCRPDTRGQLKPVAANVDLIVIVFAPLPEPHANLIDRYLVAAEHAGIRPLLLLNKTDLLDEQNAVALNRMLGVYRELGYPLLEVSAHGGDGMQQLQQQLDGHVSVFVGQSGVGKSSLVNSLLPEVDTRVGPLSELTGKGTHTTTTARLFHFPGGGELIDSPGIREFGLVHVSRDDVEAGFIEFHDLIGQCRFRDCKHDREPGCALLKALEEGRLHPQRMASYRHILASLPEAEY, from the coding sequence ATGGCCAAACGCCAACTCAACCGCCGGCAAAACTGGCGTATCGAAAAAATCCAGGGCGAGCGCGCCGCCCGCGCCGCCAAGCGCGAGTCGCAGGCGATACAGATTCTTGAAGGCGGCGACCTCGGCCCGGAACAGACCGGCCTGGTCATCGCTCACTTCGGCGTACAGGTCGAAGTAGAAGCCCTGGATGGCGAACTGGCCGGCCAGGTATTCCGCTGCCACCTACGTGCCAACCTACCGAGCATGGTCACCGGTGACCAGGTGGTGTGGCGCGCCGGCAACCAGGGCATTGGCGTGATCGTTGCCCAATTGCCGCGCAGCACCGAGCTCTGCCGCCCAGACACTCGCGGGCAGCTCAAGCCAGTCGCGGCCAACGTCGACCTGATCGTAATCGTCTTCGCGCCACTGCCCGAGCCCCACGCCAATCTGATAGACCGCTACCTGGTAGCCGCCGAGCATGCCGGCATCCGTCCATTACTGTTGCTGAACAAGACCGACTTGCTGGATGAGCAGAACGCCGTGGCCCTCAACCGCATGCTCGGCGTGTACCGCGAACTCGGTTATCCGCTACTGGAAGTGTCCGCCCATGGCGGCGACGGCATGCAACAGCTGCAACAGCAGCTCGATGGCCATGTCAGCGTGTTCGTCGGCCAGTCCGGGGTGGGTAAATCGTCGCTGGTCAACAGCCTGTTGCCGGAAGTCGATACCCGCGTTGGGCCACTCTCCGAACTGACCGGCAAAGGCACCCACACCACCACCACCGCGCGGTTATTCCACTTCCCGGGCGGCGGCGAGCTGATCGATTCCCCCGGGATTCGCGAGTTCGGCCTGGTGCACGTCAGCCGCGACGATGTCGAAGCCGGCTTTATCGAGTTTCACGACCTGATCGGCCAATGCCGCTTCCGCGACTGCAAGCACGACCGCGAACCCGGCTGCGCCCTGCTAAAGGCGCTGGAAGAGGGTCGCCTGCACCCACAGCGCATGGCCAGCTACCGGCATATTCTGGCCAGCCTGCCGGAAGCCGAGTACTGA